One stretch of Argiope bruennichi chromosome 3, qqArgBrue1.1, whole genome shotgun sequence DNA includes these proteins:
- the LOC129963889 gene encoding uncharacterized protein LOC129963889, translated as MKSLAILLCLFLSQVLCVLGIRNGNCTDPNLTRQLDDYCYNFTNGNPIQFATCIQTNFPNGGYSYKYNCYYVHECPKADQSCQKYCRSYGYPYSCTIPSKRVYCACGVRLDDNKLYYYYAY; from the exons ATGAAGTCTCTTGCCATTCTTTTGTGTCTTTTCCTTTCCCAAGTTCTTTGCG TTCTCGGAATACGGAATGGAAACTGCACCGATCCAAACCTCACAAGGCAGCTGGACGATTACTGCTACAATTTTACTAACGGCAATCCGATTCAATTTGCAACTTGCATCCAAACTAACTTTCCTAATGGAGGCTACTCTTACAAATATAACTGCTACTATGTTCACGAATGCCCAAAAGCTGACCAAAGCTGCCAGAAATATTGTAGATCTTATGGCTATCCATATTCCTGCACTATTCCAAGCAAAAGAGTCTATTGTGCCTGCGGCGTAAGATTGGATGACAACAAATT GTACTACTATTACGCATATTAA
- the LOC129963780 gene encoding 60S ribosomal protein L10a-2-like, with the protein MSSKVSRDTLYDTVNTLLENSNKKPRKFLETVELQIALKNYDPQKDKRFSGTVKLKNIPRPKFTVCVLGDQQHCDEAKANNVACMDAEALKKLNKNKKLVKKLAKKYDAFLASESLIKQIPRLLGPGLNKAGKFPSLLTHNESMMAKIDEVKATIKFQMKKVLCLAVAVGHVKMSQDELAQNLNLSINFLVSLLKKNWQNIRSLHVKSTMGPSLRLY; encoded by the exons TTCCAAAGTGAGCAGAGATACACTCTATGATACGGTGAACACCTTGCTTGAAAATTCGAATAAGAAACCGAGGAAGTTTTTAGAAACTGTAGAACTTCAAATTGCTTTGAAGAATTATGACCCACAGAAAGACAAACGTTTCTCCGGCACAGTCAA gCTAAAGAATATCCCTCGTCCTAAATTCACTGTATGTGTTCTTGGAGATCAACAACATTGTGATGAAGCTAAAGCTAACAATGTTGCATGTATGGATGCTGAAGCCTTGAAAAAGCTGAACAAGAATAAAAAGCTTGTTAAGAAATTAG ccaaGAAGTATGATGCTTTCCTTGCCTCAGAATCTTTAATTAAACAAATCCCTAGGCTATTAGGTCCTGGTCTGAACAAGGCTGGCAAGTTTCCATCTCTGCTCACTCATAATGAGTCTATGATGGCCAAGATTGATGAAGTTAAGGCTACTATTAAGTTCCAGATGAAAAAA GTTTTGTGCTTGGCTGTAGCTGTTGGCCATGTTAAAATGAGTCAGGATGAATTAGCACAGAATTTGAATTTGTCCATCAATTTCTTAGTTTCTCTTCTGAAGAAAAATTGGCAAAACATCAGGTCTCTACATGTTAAAAGTACTATGGGACCTTCTCTGCGACTGTATTAA